A single Aythya fuligula isolate bAytFul2 chromosome 21, bAytFul2.pri, whole genome shotgun sequence DNA region contains:
- the LOC116497611 gene encoding neuroblastoma suppressor of tumorigenicity 1, with translation MCPPSAGCCWCCRFSSELAMMLRFVVGALFPALLLAAPPPINKLALFPDKSAWCEAKNITQIVGHSGCESKSIQNRACLGQCFSYSVPNTFPQSTESLVHCDSCMPAQSMWEIVTLDCPGNDEIPRVDKLVEKILHCSCQACGKEPSHEGALFNVYLNTEENMPAEGPSPHHYAHHQQEVEEPPASSHHHHEEEGDE, from the exons ATGTGCCCCCCGTCGgccgggtgctgctggtg CTGTAGGTTTTCATCAGAGCTGGCCATGATGCTACGGTTCGTGGTTGGTGCCCTCTTCCCAGCGCTGCTTCTGGCTGCACCGCCCCCCATAAACAAGCTCGCCCTCTTCCCAGACAAGAGTGCTTGGTGCGAGGCGAAGAACATCACCCAGATCGTGGGGCACAGCGGCTGCGAGTCCAAGTCCATCCAGAACAG GGCCTGCCTGGGACAGTGTTTCAGCTACAGCGTCCCTAACACCTTCCCTCAGTCCACAGAGTCCCTGGTTCACTGCGACTCCTGCATGCCAGCCCAGTCCATGTGGGAAATT GTGACACTGGACTGCCCAGGCAATGACGAAATCCCCAGGGTTGACAAGCTGGTGGAGAAGATACTTCACTGTAGCTGCCAGGCTTGTGGCAAGGAGCCAAGCCACGAGGGAGCCCTGTTCAACGTCTACCTGAACACAGAGGAGAACATGCCTGCGGAGGGCCCCAGCCCCCATCACTATGCCCACCACCAACAGGAGGTGGAAGAACCTCCTGCTtccagccaccaccaccacgagGAGGAGGGCGACGAGTAA